The Procambarus clarkii isolate CNS0578487 chromosome 46, FALCON_Pclarkii_2.0, whole genome shotgun sequence genome includes a region encoding these proteins:
- the LOC123770618 gene encoding trophinin-like gives MDFFTNFEVISGTRSSCDGAGTNRATVTYLGLGGATVTYLGLGGATVTYLGLGGATVTYLGLGGATVTYLGLGGATVTYLGLGGATVTYLGLGGATVNYLGLGGATVTYLGLGGATVNYLGLGGATVTYLGLGGATVTYLGLGGATVTYLGLGGATVTYLGLGGATVTYLGLGGATVTYLGLGGATVTYLGLGGATVTYLGLGGATVTYLGLGGATVTYLGLGGATVTYLGLGGATVNYLGLGGATVNYLGLGGATVIYLGLGGATVTYLGLGGATVTYLGLGGATVTYLGLGVATVTYLGLGGATVTYLGLGGATVTYLGLGGATVTYLGLGGATVTYLGLGGATVTYLGLGGATVTYLGLGGATVNYLGLGGATVTYLGLGGATVNYLGLGGATVTYLGLGGATVTYLGLGGATVTYLGLGGATVTYLGLGGATVTYLGLGGATVTYLGLGGATVNYLGLGGATVTYLGLGGATVTYLGLGGATVTYLGLGGATVNYLGRGGTTVTFLGLGGATATYLGLGGATVTYLGLGGTTAT, from the coding sequence gtgCTACAGTcacctaccttggtcttggaggtgCTACAGTcacctaccttggtcttggaggtgCTACTGTcacctaccttggtcttggaggtgCTACAGTcacctaccttggtcttggaggtgCTACTGTcacctaccttggtcttggaggtgCTACAGTcacctaccttggtcttggaggtgCTACTGTcacctaccttggtcttggaggtgCTACAGTCaactaccttggtcttggaggtgCTACTGTcacctaccttggtcttggaggtgCTACAGTCaactaccttggtcttggaggtgCTACAGTcacctaccttggtcttggaggtgCTACTGTcacctaccttggtcttggaggtgCTACTGTcacctaccttggtcttggaggtgCTACTGTcacctaccttggtcttggaggtgCTACAGTcacctaccttggtcttggaggtgCTACAGTcacctaccttggtcttggaggtgCTACAGTcacctaccttggtcttggaggtgCTACAGTcacctaccttggtcttggaggtgCTACTGTcacctaccttggtcttggaggtgCTACAGTcacctaccttggtcttggaggtgCTACTGTcacctaccttggtcttggaggtgCTACAGTCaactaccttggtcttggaggtgCTACAGTCaactaccttggtcttggaggtgCTACAGTCatctaccttggtcttggaggtgCTACAGTCAcgtaccttggtcttggaggtgCTACTGTcacctaccttggtcttggaggtgCTACTGTcacctaccttggtcttggagttGCTACTGTcacctaccttggtcttggaggtgCTACAGTcacctaccttggtcttggaggtgCTACAGTcacctaccttggtcttggaggtgCTACAGTcacctaccttggtcttggaggtgCTACTGTcacctaccttggtcttggaggtgCTACTGTcacctaccttggtcttggaggtgCTACTGTcacctaccttggtcttggaggtgCTACAGTCaactaccttggtcttggaggtgCTACAGTcacctaccttggtcttggaggtgCTACAGTCaactaccttggtcttggaggtgCTACAGTcacctaccttggtcttggaggtgCTACTGTtacctaccttggtcttggaggtgCTACTGTcacctaccttggtcttggaggtgCTACTGTcacctaccttggtcttggaggtgCTACAGTcacctaccttggtcttggaggtgCTACAGTcacctaccttggtcttggaggtgCTACAGTCaactaccttggtcttggaggtgCTACAGTcacctaccttggtcttggaggtgCTACTGTcacctaccttggtcttggaggtgCTACTGTcacctaccttggtcttggaggtgCTACAGTCAACTACCTTGGTCGTGGAGGCACTACAGTCACCTTCCTTGGTCTTGGAGGTGCTACTGCcacctaccttggtcttggaggtgCTACTGTcacctaccttggtcttggaggtaCTACAGCCACCtaa